The proteins below are encoded in one region of Tessaracoccus aquimaris:
- a CDS encoding beta-phosphoglucomutase family hydrolase codes for MEWSRYSAVLFDLDGVVTPTALVHMRAWREMFTAFLEGRADQAPYTDEDYYAHVDGLPRDDGVRGFLASRGISLPDGTPDDPPEAETVNGLGNRKNQAFNAILTRDGVTPYPGTVEVIHLLADAGIPMAIVSSSKNTPAVLRAAKLSHFFAVVVDGNVAEAESLAGKPAPDTFLRAAQLLGVAPATAVAVEDAVSGVAAGAAGGFGLVIGVDRGAGEGRLRQAGAGVVVGDLGELA; via the coding sequence ATGGAGTGGAGCCGCTACTCAGCCGTCCTGTTCGACCTTGACGGAGTCGTCACGCCGACGGCGCTTGTGCACATGCGCGCCTGGCGCGAGATGTTCACAGCGTTCCTCGAGGGCCGTGCCGATCAGGCGCCCTACACCGACGAGGACTACTACGCCCACGTCGACGGCCTGCCCCGCGACGACGGCGTGCGCGGGTTCCTCGCCTCGCGCGGCATCTCGCTTCCTGACGGAACGCCCGACGACCCGCCGGAGGCCGAGACGGTCAACGGCCTCGGCAACCGCAAGAACCAGGCGTTCAACGCGATCCTGACTCGCGACGGCGTGACGCCCTATCCCGGCACCGTCGAGGTCATCCACCTGCTGGCCGACGCGGGCATCCCGATGGCGATCGTGTCGTCGTCGAAGAACACCCCGGCCGTGCTGCGCGCCGCGAAGCTCAGCCACTTCTTCGCCGTCGTGGTGGACGGTAACGTCGCGGAGGCCGAGTCGCTTGCGGGCAAGCCCGCACCTGACACGTTCCTGCGGGCGGCGCAGCTGCTCGGAGTCGCGCCGGCGACGGCGGTGGCGGTCGAGGACGCTGTCTCTGGGGTGGCGGCCGGCGCGGCGGGTGGTTTCGGGCTCGTAATCGGCGTCGACCGGGGGGCCGGGGAGGGGCGGTTGCGCCAGGCGGGCGCGGGCGTCGTCGTCGGAGATCTGGGGGAGTTGGCATGA
- a CDS encoding glycoside hydrolase family 65 protein: MIRDVTSDPLNRSRFPHQEWSLKEVEGSDTDVGLTETLFAVGNGYLGMRGNPEEGRTSFAHGTFINGFHETWPIKHAEEAFGFAQTGQTIVNVPDAKLLKLYVDDEPLTLSVADLDSYDRTLDFRTGRLTRTVVWRTPAGKRVRVASSRMVSFTDRHLALMELQVTMLDGDAPVVVSSQVVNRQDGYTDYRATPTPEEGFDPRRTATLNERVLQPQLSWHTDRRIMLGYQTTRSGMTLAVGVDHDIDTDNPVEIVTIGEADLGKQVFRVQATEGVPITVRKAVAYHTSRGVPVGELADRCKRTLDRVAEHGFDHYYDLQRAWLDEFWQGADVVIEGQPAVQQAVRWCLFQVAQATARSDQFGIPAKGVTGSGYEGHYFWDTEVYLVPFLIYTAPHIARNALRFRVNLLPQARERAAVMSQRGALYPWRTINGEEASAFYAAGTAQYHIDADIAFAFSKYRDVTGDRQFMYRDGAAVLVETARMWADLGFWRVEGEGVKTFHIHGVTGPDEYTAVVNNNLYTNVMARANLRSAANLMREMQAVEPESYERVVRSLNLEPEEVEDWEECADKMVVLFDETFGIHPQDEKFLTSELWDLANTPDDKRPLLLNFHPLVIYRFQVLKQADVVLALLLQGNQFTREEKRADFEYYDPITTGDSSLSGVVQSIVAAEVGYQDMAMRYFLGGLFVDLADLHSNARDGVHIASAGGVWNALIYGFAGMRDYGGDITFDPRLPVQWPAMEFPLRVRGARIRVRLEPTSIRFELKEGDPVEVTVRGQRVDVGADGAVTVPLHGQGERLPSLQGTHPIVGVHREDGSIVRAVLPEAHRQDSVELG, from the coding sequence ATGATCCGCGACGTCACCTCAGACCCGCTCAACAGGTCCCGCTTCCCACACCAGGAGTGGTCTCTGAAGGAGGTCGAGGGCAGCGACACCGACGTCGGCCTGACCGAGACGCTGTTCGCCGTCGGCAACGGCTACCTCGGGATGCGAGGCAACCCGGAGGAGGGCCGCACGTCCTTTGCGCACGGGACCTTCATCAACGGGTTCCACGAGACCTGGCCCATCAAGCACGCGGAGGAGGCGTTCGGCTTCGCGCAGACCGGCCAGACCATCGTCAACGTCCCCGACGCCAAGCTGCTGAAGCTGTACGTCGACGATGAGCCCCTGACCTTGTCGGTCGCCGATCTCGACTCCTACGACCGCACCCTCGACTTCCGAACCGGCAGGCTGACGCGCACCGTCGTGTGGCGCACCCCTGCAGGCAAGCGGGTCCGGGTGGCCAGCTCCCGGATGGTCTCCTTCACCGACCGGCACCTGGCGCTGATGGAACTCCAGGTCACCATGCTCGACGGCGACGCGCCTGTGGTGGTCAGCTCGCAGGTCGTCAACAGGCAGGACGGCTACACCGACTACCGCGCGACCCCAACCCCTGAGGAGGGCTTCGATCCGCGCCGCACCGCGACGCTGAACGAGCGGGTGCTGCAGCCGCAACTGTCCTGGCACACCGACCGGCGCATCATGCTCGGCTACCAGACCACGCGCTCCGGCATGACGCTCGCGGTGGGCGTCGACCACGACATCGACACGGACAACCCCGTCGAGATCGTCACCATCGGCGAGGCCGACCTCGGCAAGCAGGTCTTCCGGGTCCAGGCCACCGAGGGCGTGCCGATCACCGTCAGGAAGGCAGTGGCGTACCACACGTCGCGCGGGGTGCCCGTCGGCGAACTGGCCGACCGCTGCAAGCGCACGCTCGACCGGGTCGCCGAGCATGGCTTCGACCACTACTACGACCTGCAACGGGCCTGGCTCGATGAGTTCTGGCAGGGCGCCGACGTCGTGATCGAGGGGCAGCCCGCCGTGCAGCAAGCCGTGCGCTGGTGCCTGTTCCAGGTCGCCCAGGCGACGGCGCGCAGCGACCAGTTCGGCATCCCCGCCAAGGGCGTCACCGGCTCCGGTTACGAGGGGCACTATTTCTGGGACACCGAGGTCTACCTCGTGCCCTTCCTGATCTACACGGCCCCACACATCGCCCGCAACGCGCTGCGCTTCCGCGTCAACCTGCTGCCACAGGCCAGGGAGCGGGCCGCCGTGATGTCCCAGCGGGGAGCGCTGTATCCGTGGCGCACCATCAACGGCGAGGAGGCGTCGGCGTTCTACGCGGCGGGCACGGCGCAGTACCACATCGACGCGGACATCGCGTTCGCCTTCTCCAAGTACCGCGACGTGACCGGCGACCGGCAGTTCATGTACCGCGACGGGGCTGCTGTGCTTGTCGAGACGGCGAGGATGTGGGCCGACCTCGGGTTCTGGCGCGTCGAGGGCGAGGGCGTCAAGACGTTCCACATCCACGGCGTGACGGGGCCAGACGAGTACACCGCCGTCGTGAACAACAACCTGTACACCAACGTGATGGCGCGCGCGAACCTGCGCTCCGCCGCCAACCTGATGCGCGAGATGCAGGCCGTCGAGCCCGAGTCCTACGAGCGGGTGGTGCGCTCCCTCAACCTCGAACCGGAGGAGGTCGAGGACTGGGAGGAGTGCGCCGACAAGATGGTGGTGCTCTTCGACGAGACCTTCGGCATCCACCCGCAGGACGAGAAGTTCCTGACCTCCGAACTGTGGGACCTCGCCAACACCCCAGACGACAAGCGGCCGCTGCTTCTGAACTTCCACCCGCTGGTCATCTACCGCTTCCAGGTGTTGAAGCAGGCCGACGTCGTCCTTGCGCTGCTGCTGCAGGGCAACCAGTTCACCCGCGAGGAGAAGCGCGCCGACTTCGAGTACTACGACCCCATCACCACCGGGGACTCGTCGCTGTCGGGCGTGGTCCAATCGATCGTCGCCGCCGAGGTCGGCTACCAGGACATGGCGATGCGCTACTTCCTCGGAGGGCTGTTCGTCGACCTCGCCGACCTGCACAGCAATGCCCGTGACGGCGTGCACATCGCCTCGGCGGGCGGCGTGTGGAACGCGCTGATCTACGGCTTCGCCGGCATGCGCGACTACGGCGGCGACATCACCTTCGATCCCCGGCTGCCCGTGCAGTGGCCCGCCATGGAGTTCCCGCTGCGTGTCCGTGGCGCGAGAATCCGCGTCCGACTTGAGCCGACGTCGATAAGGTTCGAACTCAAGGAGGGCGATCCGGTGGAGGTGACAGTGCGAGGCCAGCGTGTCGACGTCGGAGCCGACGGTGCCGTCACCGTGCCGCTGCACGGGCAGGGCGAGCGGTTGCCGTCGCTGCAGGGAACCCACCCGATCGTCGGCGTGCACCGCGAGGACGGGTCGATCGTGCGGGCCGTCCTCCCAGAGGCGCACCGCCAGGACTCCGTGGAGCTCGGCTGA
- a CDS encoding ROK family transcriptional regulator gives MIKTKPGVPSLLRELNDSAVLRHIMEVGAVTRSELAAHTGLSRVTSSQALSRLQALGVVRMHGTRSGARGPAAELYELVPTIGTAVGIAVYADLIRVQLCGLDGVPVASLEAPLGDDVVSSVTEACRVVCEQVGESHGSLLAAALATPGVVDPASGELSFSYDLRDAETLRGTLSDAVGVPFVLGNDVHLAALAEQSEGVAKGEQDFVLLWIGRGLGMASVIGGKVRVGSSGAAGEIGYLPVPGVPLPSKVDNIQQGSFQRLVGMEAVLDLVRAEGTRRCPRGSPRPW, from the coding sequence ATGATCAAGACCAAGCCGGGCGTCCCGAGCCTGCTGCGCGAGCTCAACGACTCGGCGGTGCTGCGCCACATCATGGAGGTCGGCGCGGTGACCCGCTCAGAACTCGCTGCGCACACCGGGCTCTCCCGCGTGACAAGCAGTCAAGCGCTGTCGAGGCTACAGGCGTTGGGCGTGGTGCGCATGCACGGCACGCGCTCCGGTGCGCGCGGCCCCGCCGCAGAACTCTACGAACTGGTCCCCACCATCGGCACGGCCGTGGGGATCGCCGTCTACGCCGACCTGATCCGCGTGCAACTCTGCGGCCTCGACGGTGTCCCGGTGGCCTCGCTCGAGGCGCCGCTCGGTGACGACGTCGTCTCCTCGGTCACCGAGGCGTGCCGGGTCGTCTGTGAGCAGGTGGGGGAGTCGCACGGCTCACTGCTCGCGGCCGCGCTTGCCACCCCTGGCGTGGTCGACCCCGCCTCGGGTGAGCTCTCCTTCTCCTACGACCTGCGCGACGCGGAGACGCTGCGCGGGACCCTCAGCGACGCCGTCGGGGTGCCATTCGTGCTCGGCAACGACGTCCACCTGGCCGCGCTGGCGGAGCAGAGCGAGGGCGTCGCCAAGGGGGAGCAGGACTTCGTGCTGTTGTGGATCGGGCGAGGGCTCGGCATGGCGAGCGTGATCGGCGGCAAGGTGCGGGTCGGCAGCAGCGGCGCGGCGGGGGAGATCGGCTACCTTCCGGTGCCGGGGGTCCCGCTGCCCAGCAAGGTCGACAACATCCAGCAGGGATCCTTCCAGCGCCTCGTCGGCATGGAAGCGGTCCTCGACCTGGTGCGGGCCGAGGGGACGAGACGCTGCCCGCGCGGTTCTCCGAGGCCGTGGTGA
- a CDS encoding extracellular solute-binding protein — protein sequence MTVWLMDGSQPETVVDAVNKKFNEKYPNVKVNVELQQWAGVQDKLTTAMNTAETPDVVEIGNSLTAKFADAGLLADLTASADDFGKADWLPGLIPSGELDGQRFGIPYYAGVRIVMYNKAHFQEAGVEVPKTLDELEQVAAKLSEKKGTKADGYSAFYFPGKFWYGALPFIWSEGGDIAVKDGDNWTGKLDSSESKSGLERLKRLVDTYSTAPTDGNEVQNWEVFQDGDIGMVMDSWWAPGAIVGANKEFAPNLGVFALPGVTADKTAPAFLGGSDLAIPEKSKEKELAAEWVKIITGTEIQTQLAKEGGVIPNNEASFAGHEGNEFLQVADQAAKVSAFTPVSPNWGNVESEAVLPDMLVKIFSGTASIDDATKDANAKIVDLLNG from the coding sequence ATGACCGTCTGGCTGATGGACGGCAGCCAGCCGGAAACCGTGGTGGACGCGGTCAACAAGAAGTTCAACGAGAAGTACCCCAACGTCAAGGTCAACGTCGAACTGCAGCAGTGGGCAGGCGTCCAGGACAAGCTGACCACGGCGATGAACACCGCCGAGACCCCTGACGTGGTGGAGATCGGCAACTCGCTGACCGCGAAGTTCGCCGATGCGGGCCTGCTCGCCGACCTGACGGCCTCGGCTGACGACTTCGGCAAGGCCGACTGGCTGCCCGGCCTGATCCCGAGCGGTGAGCTCGACGGTCAGCGCTTCGGCATCCCGTACTACGCCGGCGTTCGCATCGTGATGTACAACAAGGCCCACTTCCAGGAGGCGGGCGTCGAGGTTCCCAAGACCCTCGACGAGCTGGAGCAGGTCGCGGCCAAGCTCTCCGAGAAGAAGGGCACGAAGGCCGACGGCTACTCGGCGTTCTACTTCCCGGGCAAGTTCTGGTACGGCGCGCTGCCGTTCATCTGGTCCGAGGGCGGCGACATCGCCGTCAAGGACGGGGACAACTGGACAGGCAAGCTCGACTCCTCCGAGTCGAAGTCCGGCCTCGAGCGCCTGAAGCGACTGGTCGACACCTACTCGACCGCGCCGACCGACGGCAACGAGGTCCAGAACTGGGAGGTCTTCCAGGACGGCGACATCGGCATGGTCATGGACTCCTGGTGGGCACCCGGCGCCATCGTCGGAGCCAACAAGGAGTTCGCGCCCAACCTCGGCGTGTTCGCCCTCCCAGGCGTGACCGCGGACAAGACGGCCCCGGCCTTCCTCGGCGGTTCCGATCTCGCGATCCCCGAGAAGAGCAAGGAGAAGGAACTGGCGGCCGAGTGGGTCAAGATCATCACCGGCACCGAGATCCAGACCCAGCTCGCCAAGGAGGGTGGCGTGATCCCGAACAACGAGGCGTCGTTCGCAGGCCACGAGGGCAACGAGTTCCTGCAGGTCGCAGACCAGGCCGCGAAGGTGTCCGCCTTCACGCCCGTCAGCCCCAACTGGGGCAACGTCGAGTCGGAGGCCGTCCTCCCCGACATGCTGGTGAAGATCTTCTCCGGCACCGCGTCCATCGATGACGCGACCAAGGACGCCAACGCGAAGATCGTCGATCTTCTCAACGGCTGA